Part of the Wolbachia endosymbiont of Diaphorina citri genome is shown below.
CGTTGTGCCTGGAAGTGGCGCATGATTGACATTAATTCCAATTCCTATAACAAGCCAATGCGAATTGGACTTTCTTTCAAGCAATATTCCACTGATTTTTTTATCATCAATCAAAACATCATTTGGCCATTTATATTGAACATTACTATCAGCTATAAATGACAGTAATATGTTGCCAACAGCAACAGCAGTCACAAAAGTCAGTTCTGTTAATTTGCCAATATCTGTGACTTGATTTATCACCAAACTCGCATAGAGATTACCTTCTGGAGAAACCCAACTTTTTCTAGTGCGTCCCCTACCTTCTGTTTGTTTATCAGCAATAATAACGGTTTCATTTGATATTCCTTTATTAATTAAATCCAATGCTTCCGTATTAGTGCTTGAAACTTCTTTGTAATGATAAATACGAAAACCTTCGAGGATCACCTTGTCAGCCCTTTAGTTTAATGAGTGAGTCAAGATCTTCTGCGTACAAGAAAAGAACGAGGTTGATCAGTGAAGCCACTGAAGTGATAATGAATAGACTCTTAGAATAAGCAACCTTATTACCACTAGCTTTATCAAAATACATAACTTTCATGATATTTAAATAATAGTAGCATGATATCACACTCGCTATTACAAGGATCAAAGACAGGCTGATAAAGCCAGAATTTATTAAACTTTTGAATATAAAAAATTTAGCGATAAAACCTGCAAGTGGAGGTATTCCCGACATCGAGAGTAACAGTACAGAAAGATGAAATGCTACAATTGGGTGTTTCTTCCCTATACCAGATAAATTTGCAATATCACAATCGTCATCGTCAATTTGTACGAGATATGAGAATAGCCCTATGCTTGTGATGATATATATCACCAAATACATTAAGGCACTATCTGTTCCTGCTTGTGTAAAAATAGAAAGTGAAGCAAATATAAAACCAATGTGACCAATTGAACTGTAAGCAAGCAGCCTTTTTAAGTTTTGCTGACGCAAGGCCCCAAAAGCTGAGATAAGCACAGACAATGCTGAAACGTATAAGAAAATAGGCTGAACATAACTTTTTACATTTACTAACTCTTCATTCATCAATCGAATTAAAAATGTTACAAGTGCAGCTTTTGGAGCTGTAGAAAAAAAAGCAGTTACTATGGTAGGTGCGCCTTGATAGACATCTGGAGCCCACATATGAAAAGGAGCAATAGCAAGCTTGAAACACAAACCAATAAGGATAAAAACTAACCCAAAAACTATTCCATAAGTTATCTGATGGTTTTGCAAGAATGAACCGAGCTCAGAGAAATTAACTTGTCCTGTATATCCATAAAGCAGCGACATTCCATATAGCATAATGCAGGAAGATAGTGCACTAAGTGTAAAATATTTCACTCCTGCTTCACATGAATAAGCTGAATCTTTATTAAAGCTCGCAAGAACATACAAAGATATACTCATCAACTCAAAAGCTAAATAAAAAGAAATCAGACTATTTGCTGAAACCAAAGTTATCATGCCAAATAGCGCAAAAAGAATCAGTATTGAAAATTCATATTTATAGTCATATTTTGATAAATTCAGCATCAAAAGTATTAAAATTCCTGTGCTGAGAATTAACCCTTGGGCTGACCTGATGTATAAGTTGAGTTTTAACAACGAATTAAAGAGAAAAATTTCATTGTTTTCTGCCGAAATAATTAAAATAATCAAAGTTACCACTGTGCAGCCAAGTGCTAATAAGTTGATAGTTCGGCGGTTAAATATAATTCCAAGCAGTAGCAACACTAACGAGGAGATAATAGAGAACATTTCCGGCAATATCTGTATATAATTCATAGCGCATTATATTTGACTAACAAATTTGCCATACATGGCTTCAAATAGTTCAGTGCAAGGATTGGGTAAAATCCAAGCAAAATAACAAACACTGCAAGCAGAATTAAGACAGAAAATTCTATGTTATCCAGGTGATGATTTAACAATTTAGAATCACTAACTCCCCATATTATTTGCTTACATAAATTCAGCATATAAACTGCGCTTAAAATAGTGCCAAGTGCGATAAATCCTGTAAAAAAACCTATGCTCTTAAACATTCCAACCATAGCCAAGAACTCACCTATGAATCCAGATGTTCCGGGTAAACCTATTGAAGCCATTGAAAATAAAATGAACATGAAACCAAATTTTGGCATTGTGTTTACTATGCCAAAATATTTTGCAATCTCCAAAGTCCCAGTTCGAGTATATAGCATTCCAACACATAAAAATAAAGCAGCAGAAATAAGGCCATGACTAATCATTTGAAATATACTACCCAGTACTCCTTCCTCACAAAGTGAAAAGAGGCCAGCGGTAACGATCCCCATATGTGCTATTGAAGAATAAGCTATTAACTTCTTTATATCATCTTGAGCAAACGCAACTAGCGAAGCATATATCACCGCAATAATGCTCAGCACAACAACGAAATTTGAAAAATACAAACTTGCCTGAGGAAGCATTGGAATAGAAAACCTTAAAAATCCATATCCCCCCATTTTAATAAGCAAGCCAGCTAAAATCACAGATCCAGAAGTTGGTGATTGCACATGTGCATCAGGAAGCCAAGTGTGAAATGGAAACATTGGAACTTTTATTGCAAAGGAAATAAAAAATGCAATCCACAGCAATGACTGCACTTTAAGATCAAGGCTTGGCACTAATGTAGCTAATTTTTGTATATTAAACGTTCCAAAAATGTTATAGATGTACACCAATCCAAGTAGGAATAATAATGAGCCAGTTAATGTATAAAGAAACAGCTTAAACGTCGCATATACCCTTTGCTTCCCTCCCCAAATGCCAATAATAAAGAACATTGGTATTAAAACAGCTTCGAAAAACACATAAAAGCTTATAGCATTCAGTGAAACGAAAAAACCGACTACAAAACTCTCAAGCAGTAGAAATAATGCCATATATGGCTTGAGAGTCGTATAACTCATTTTGCAATTATAGAGCATACAAATAACAAACAAGAAGGTCGTAAGTAGAAGGAAAAGCAACGATATACCATCTATCCCTATACCAACATTTCTAATTGGGTAGCTGACAAACTGAAAGTCCGCATCGTTATAATCAAATTCTATACAAGCTACAATGCTAAGCAAAAATGGAAGTACAGCAAAAAATAGAGCAAGGAATCTTAAGTGTATAGATTGATGATTAATCCTGATTAAGGATAAAATCAATGCTCCTATCAGTGGAAGCAAGAATATACTAAGTAACAACACCTTCTATTTAATTCCAATAATATATAAAGCACCGATTATTAGAGTAACAAACATAATAAATGCATAATCAAATATATAACCAGTTTGCAACTTTATAGAACTTTTTGAACATTCATTAACCAACCTTACAACACCATTTGGCCCAAATGAATCAATAGCCTTAACATCAAATTTCCATAAAAGCCTAGACATAAACCTTATCGGTGCAATGATAACAAACTCATACACCTCATCAAAGTACCATTTATTCTGCAAAAACTTAAGTAAAAATTTACTCTTAATTTGCCTAATTACTTGATATTGGTAAATTAGGTACGCAAGTGCTATTCCACTTAGGCTTGCTAAGGTTGGCAGTAGTTTTATAAAGAAATTATGAACTCCATGCTCATCAATAACTACTAAACTTGATTTCCAAAACGCATTACTAGTTATGTTCAAAATATTTGCTCCCCACACTCCAGAAAATACCGAACCAAAAGCAAGTATCAGTAATGGTATAAGCATAATCTTTGGTGCCTCATGTACATTAATTTTACTTTGTTTTTGGCTGTGGAACACAAGAAGCAATAACCTCCAAGAGTAAAACGCTGTGAAGAATGCAACAACTAAGCTTATTACAAAAGCAAAGCTATCCGTGCTATAAGCATGTTCAATTATCAAGTCTTTTGAGTAAAAACCTGCAAATGGAAATATTCCAGAAAGTGCAAGAGACCCAATCCACATGAGAGTGTAAGTGCAAGGGATTTTCTTCCAGCAATTTCCCATTTTCTGAATATTTTGCTCATGATGCATTGCATGAATCACATTGCCAGCACCAAGAAATAGTAGAGCTTTAAAAAAAGCGTGTGTCATTAAATGAAAAATAGCAACATTGTAAGCAGAAAGCCCACATGCCATGAACATATAACCAAGTTGACTGCAGGTTGAATAAGCAATTATTTTCTTTATATCGTTCTGAGTAATTGCAACGGTGGCTGCAAAAAAAGCAGTGAGTGCTCCAACGATAACTATTAATTCTCGTGCCACATTTGATAACTCAAACAATGGAGAACACTTTGCTACTAAAAATATACCTGCTGTTACCATCGTTGCTGCGTGAATGAGTGCAGAAACAGGTGTTGGCCCTTCCATTGCATCTGGCAACCAAACATGTAAACCAAGCTGTGCAGATTTACCCATACAGCCAATAAAAAGTAATATGCATATTATATGAATTATTTTAAATTCACAGCAGAATGCTCTAATGTTCTGCGTGCCAAGAAAATCAGCTGTGTCAAAAATTTCAGTAAATTTCAAAGAGTGAAATGTATAATAAATGAGAAAGATCCCAATCAATAGTGCAAAGTCTCCTACCCTATTCACAACAAATGCTTTAATTGCCGCATTATTTGCAGAATATTTTTGGAACCAAAATCCTATGAGTAAATAAGAACATAGGCCAACCCCTTCCCAGCCCAAAAAAAGCTGCACGAAATTATCGCTTACAACCAGCACAATCATGCAAAACGTAAATAGCGATAGGTAAGAAAAAAACCTCGACTTCCCTTTGTCATGCTCCATATAACCGATAGAATAGAGGTGGACTACTAGTGAAACGGTGGTAATAACAATAAGCATTAAGGAT
Proteins encoded:
- a CDS encoding NuoM family protein, translating into MLLLSIFLLPLIGALILSLIRINHQSIHLRFLALFFAVLPFLLSIVACIEFDYNDADFQFVSYPIRNVGIGIDGISLLFLLLTTFLFVICMLYNCKMSYTTLKPYMALFLLLESFVVGFFVSLNAISFYVFFEAVLIPMFFIIGIWGGKQRVYATFKLFLYTLTGSLLFLLGLVYIYNIFGTFNIQKLATLVPSLDLKVQSLLWIAFFISFAIKVPMFPFHTWLPDAHVQSPTSGSVILAGLLIKMGGYGFLRFSIPMLPQASLYFSNFVVVLSIIAVIYASLVAFAQDDIKKLIAYSSIAHMGIVTAGLFSLCEEGVLGSIFQMISHGLISAALFLCVGMLYTRTGTLEIAKYFGIVNTMPKFGFMFILFSMASIGLPGTSGFIGEFLAMVGMFKSIGFFTGFIALGTILSAVYMLNLCKQIIWGVSDSKLLNHHLDNIEFSVLILLAVFVILLGFYPILALNYLKPCMANLLVKYNAL
- a CDS encoding biotin--[acetyl-CoA-carboxylase] ligase, with the protein product MILEGFRIYHYKEVSSTNTEALDLINKGISNETVIIADKQTEGRGRTRKSWVSPEGNLYASLVINQVTDIGKLTELTFVTAVAVGNILLSFIADSNVQYKWPNDVLIDDKKISGILLERKSNSHWLVIGIGINVNHAPLPGTTCISNYGESVSNMDLLKELIINFNKLRKQWLFDGFYAIREMWLKKAFKMNEQISVKLADKLYEGIFADIDNSGKLVLQQKDGSLIYFDAGELFIDNAL
- a CDS encoding NADH-quinone oxidoreductase subunit N — encoded protein: MNYIQILPEMFSIISSLVLLLLGIIFNRRTINLLALGCTVVTLIILIISAENNEIFLFNSLLKLNLYIRSAQGLILSTGILILLMLNLSKYDYKYEFSILILFALFGMITLVSANSLISFYLAFELMSISLYVLASFNKDSAYSCEAGVKYFTLSALSSCIMLYGMSLLYGYTGQVNFSELGSFLQNHQITYGIVFGLVFILIGLCFKLAIAPFHMWAPDVYQGAPTIVTAFFSTAPKAALVTFLIRLMNEELVNVKSYVQPIFLYVSALSVLISAFGALRQQNLKRLLAYSSIGHIGFIFASLSIFTQAGTDSALMYLVIYIITSIGLFSYLVQIDDDDCDIANLSGIGKKHPIVAFHLSVLLLSMSGIPPLAGFIAKFFIFKSLINSGFISLSLILVIASVISCYYYLNIMKVMYFDKASGNKVAYSKSLFIITSVASLINLVLFLYAEDLDSLIKLKG
- the nuoL gene encoding NADH-quinone oxidoreductase subunit L, whose translation is MMDILKLIVFLPLFGSLFGAFFRKSQLVTTAGIGISAVLSWYVFLTFSENYHLSLFPLFSLSVLKVNWAISVDALSSLMLIVITTVSLVVHLYSIGYMEHDKGKSRFFSYLSLFTFCMIVLVVSDNFVQLFLGWEGVGLCSYLLIGFWFQKYSANNAAIKAFVVNRVGDFALLIGIFLIYYTFHSLKFTEIFDTADFLGTQNIRAFCCEFKIIHIICILLFIGCMGKSAQLGLHVWLPDAMEGPTPVSALIHAATMVTAGIFLVAKCSPLFELSNVARELIVIVGALTAFFAATVAITQNDIKKIIAYSTCSQLGYMFMACGLSAYNVAIFHLMTHAFFKALLFLGAGNVIHAMHHEQNIQKMGNCWKKIPCTYTLMWIGSLALSGIFPFAGFYSKDLIIEHAYSTDSFAFVISLVVAFFTAFYSWRLLLLVFHSQKQSKINVHEAPKIMLIPLLILAFGSVFSGVWGANILNITSNAFWKSSLVVIDEHGVHNFFIKLLPTLASLSGIALAYLIYQYQVIRQIKSKFLLKFLQNKWYFDEVYEFVIIAPIRFMSRLLWKFDVKAIDSFGPNGVVRLVNECSKSSIKLQTGYIFDYAFIMFVTLIIGALYIIGIK